A DNA window from Etheostoma spectabile isolate EspeVRDwgs_2016 unplaced genomic scaffold, UIUC_Espe_1.0 scaffold00005406, whole genome shotgun sequence contains the following coding sequences:
- the LOC116677616 gene encoding junctophilin-1 has product VGTYQGQWTGGMRHGYGVRQSVPYGMASVIRSPLRTSLSSLRSEQSNGTVLRDSLSDSPAGTRGGFVLNFHSDGEGSEKKKGLFRRGSLFGSLQRLRKSDSRSSISSKRSSTHSDTTMSRISSSDANSTISFGDGDPGDDYLPLEDSVDATTTESYMGEWKNDKRSGFGVSERSNGMKYEGEWLNNKRHGYGCTIFPDGTKEEGKYKNNALARSIRKQLILLKTPRPNRRWIEP; this is encoded by the coding sequence GTCAGTGGACTGGTGGAATGCGCCATGGCTACGGCGTGCGTCAAAGTGTTCCGTACGGTATGGCCTCTGTCATCCGCTCACCCCTACGCACCTCGCTGTCTTCCCTCCGCAGTGAGCAGAGTAATGGTACAGTACTGCGTGACAGCCTGTCTGACAGCCCTGCTGGTACACGCGGTGGCTTTGTACTCAACTTCCACTCAGATGGAGAAGgttcagagaagaagaagggtcTTTTTCGCCGTGGCTCCCTCTTCGGGAGCCTTCAGCGATTGCGCAAATCAGACTCACGCTCATCAATTTCCAGTAAGCGCAGCTCAACACACAGTGACACCACCATGAGCCGCATCAGTTCAAGCGACGCCAACTCCACAATTAGCTTCGGAGACGGAGACCCAGGCGATGACTACCTGCCTCTAGAGGACAGTGTGGATGCCACCACCACCGAGTCATACATGGGCGAGTGGAAGAATGACAAACGCAGTGGCTTTGGTGTCTCCGAGCGCTCCAACGGCATGAAGTACGAAGGTGAGTGGTTGAACAATAAGCGCCATGGCTACGGCTGCACGATCTTTCCTGATGGTACCAAGGAAGAAGGCAAGTACAAGAACAACGCACTTGCCCGGAGCATCAGGAAACAGCTGATCCTGCTGAAGACACCAAGACCAAACAGAAGGTGGATCGAGCCATAG